The Psychrobium sp. MM17-31 DNA window GTTGAGGTCGTCGGTGTGTTAGAAAACGTTTGGTTAATGCGAGTGAGTCGTTGCCACGCAAGCTCATGGTCGGGATTTTGGGCGCGCCATTGGTTACAAGCATTGATGGTTGATAGAGGGCTTTCACTTGATTCAATTTGTACATGCCAATTAATGGCTTGATGGACAATTGCCTCGTCAATAGGCTGAGTATCTGCAGAGTGTTGCTGTTGATTCATTCGCTTACTACTCTTGGGGGTAACTTGCTTTGTAACAGGCCAACATGGCTTTAGCGACGTATTTCTCTACGGATGAGAGACTTACACTGAGCTCTGTGGCAATAACGCGGTAGCTTAGGCCGTCGAGTCTTGCCATCAAAAATGCTTGTTTTTCTATTGGTCTTAGGCCATTAAGCAATTTATCGATTTGTGTGAGTAAACTAAATACTAGCCATTGCTCTTCGCATGAAGGTTGTTCTGCTTCCGGTAACGTTGCGAGCATGGCGAGATAGTTCTTTTCTAATAATTGTCGCCGAGCTTGGTCAACCAATAAGTTGCCAGCTATTTTGGCGAGCCAAGAGCGAGGGCTTTGAATTGTCTCAATGACTTGAGGTCGATTGAGTAATCGAATAAAGGTATCTTGAGCTAAGTCTTGGGCACAGTCCCAGTTTGGCGAGCGCCTAGCAATCCAGCGCACCAACCATTGGTGGTGTTCTTGATAGAGTTTGTTTAACCCTGCATTAGCGTCAAATTTGCTGGCCAACAGCTACTTCCTCAACCGCATTAGAAAAAATGGGTCGCAATTGTAAATGATATTGATTATCATTTGAAGTCTGTAGGGCGACTATTTTCAAGTTTATTGAAAAAAAAGCTGCGTTAAATCGTCTTTCGTTCGTCATTAATAATAAAGCAATCAATACAAAGGGCTTGTCTATGCCTAGCAAAAAATGGCTTAACGCAGTTGTGTTAAGTGTCATGGGGTATGTTTTCTGCGGCGCGGCTGTAGCCAATACCGTTACACCTGTCCACGACTTGTCACCGTGGGGAATGTATTTAGCGGCAGATGCCGTTGTTAAGTCCGTTATGATCGGTTTGGTGATCGCGTCGTTGGTCACTTGGACTATTTTAATTTACAAGACAGTGCAATTACGCAGGGCAAAAGGGCATAGCGAGCGACTGCTAACTCATTTAATCCAGTGTGAAAGCTTCGATAATATGAATATCGAGCAGCAAGAGTCACAGGCTATTCGTCTGATTCAAGCCTGTCATCAAGAATTCGGTTTGAGCCTTAATGGTGTTGTTTCCGAAGCTGGCTTAAAAGAGCGAGTTAATGCTCGCCTTGAACGTATTAAAGCGTCAATTATTGCTCACACTAACCAAGGAACAGGAATTCTTGCAACGATAGGATCGGTTGCTCCGTTTGTCGGATTATTCGGCACTGTGTGGGGCATTATGAATAGTTTTATTGGTATCGCTGAAAGCCAAACAACTAACCTTGCCGTTGTTGCTCCGGGTATCGCCGAAGCGCTTTTGGCTACGGCCATGGGCTTGGTCGCGGCGATTCCGGCAGTAATGGCTTATAACTACTTCACTCGAGTAATCAGTGGCTATAAAGCGAATTTAACTGATATCAGCAGCGCGTTAATGATCTTACTGAGCCGCGAACTAGATCAGCAAAACGATCACGCCAAAGCGCTTAAATTATCGATTTTCACTTCGCAAGATGAGCAGGAAGAGATTGTTGAATCGCAAACAGATACTGAATCGACAAATACCGAAACCAGTGATTCTGATGAGCAAGTTGAAAAGACTGAACAATCCAATACACAAGAGGTTTTAGTAGAGTCGGAGTCTCAACAGTCAAATAAAGCACCATCTGCAGCGGAGTCGATTAGCTAATGGCATTTAATATGCAAAATGACAACGATGAATTTCAAGAGCAACACGAAATCAACGTCACGCCTTTTATTGATGTTATTTTGGTACTACTGATTATTTTCATGGTGGCGGCGCCACTTGCGACCGTGAGTGTGCCAGTCAATTTGCCAACCTCTACTGCCAGTAAAGAAGCGCCAAAGGCCGAGCCAGTTTATCTGACGTTGCAGCAAGATTTAACCTTAACGCTGGGCGAAAAACAGCAGGTTAGCCGTGAACAATTGACAGACCAACTATTGGCTAGTGATATTGGTATTGAGCGCCAAATTTATTTACGCGCTGACAAATCGGTACCTTACGGTGAACTGATGCAAGTGATGAATGTTTTAGCGCAAGCTGGTTACGTCAAAATAGCCTTAATGGGGCTAGAAGCTGCGGCTGAAAAGTAATCATGAATCAATTGTTTAAGGCATTGGCGCAACCTAAATGGCGCATCGCTCGTTGGGTATTGGCGGCAATTGCTGCTATTGCTGCTCACGCTGTGGTGATCGCTATTTTTTTGTGGCGACCTGATGCGTCACTTCAGATTGCGCCTGCTGCTGCGCCACAAATCTTTCAGGTTAGTATGGTCGCAGCTCCCAAAACAACCATGAGTCAAGAGCAAGTTGAGCCACAACAAGCTGTGGTGCCACAGGTTCAACAACGGCAACCTAAAGCTGTGGTTAAGCCGACTGTTGAAACCGTAAAACCGGTAAGTGATATCGCCTCTGACTTTGTGATAAAAAAAGTAGACAAGACTGAGCAAAAAACAGAGTTAGAACCACCAGAAGTACCTGCCGATAAGCCAAAACCCATTGTTATCGAGCCGAAAGAGCCAGAGAAGGAGCAAAAGCAGGCCGTTGAGGAAACTGCACCTGCGCAACAAGCTCAAGCCAGCAGTACACCATCGTTAAGTCAGGCAAAAGAAGCGCCGCAAGCATCTGCGCCGCGTGTTGGGGCGCTTAGCGAAATGGATGCACAAGCCGTTATTAGTTGGCAAAATAATTTAGCAGCACATTTAGAGCGCCGAAAGCGCTATCCCAGAGCGGCGCAAATTCGCGGTCAACAAGGTGTACCTTGGGTGAGTTTTACCATGGATCGCCAAGGCAAGGTGCAGGATGTGAAGTTGCATCGACCAAGTGGTGTAGAGGTGTTAGATCGCGAAGTCATCGCGTTAGTTAAGCGGGCTCAGCCACTACCAATACCGCCAGAAAATACGCCTGATAGAGCGTTGTCGGTTACCGTACCAGTGGCGTTTTTTATTCAATAAAGCCGAATGTAAAAAGGCGCTAATTGCAACAATTAGCGCCTTGTCAATGTGTAAGCATAGTTAACCTAAACTCAGGTTATTTATAAAACGCTTCAATCTCGCCTTTTACTTTCATTAGCAATGGCTGACCGCGACGGTCTAGCGCTTTGCCAGCCGCTACTTTTACCCAGCCTTCGCTGATGCAGTATTCGTCAACGTCGAAACGCTCTTTGCCGTTAACACGAATGCCGATGTCGTGTTGGAAAATAGCTTCGTTGTAAAACGGGCTGCGTGGGTTAACGCATAGGCGATCTGGTAATTCTGGTTTATTTGTTTCTGTCATGATGCTTCAACTTGAATTGAAAGAAAGTGGCTATTCTATGAGAGTTACTAAGCTCGCTCAATAGAAAGTCTTATGTAATGTGCGCTGATGCTGTGAGCTAAGCGGCCATTAAATAAGACTCTCGTCTTACGTGTTTGTTTTTACGTTGATAAGAGCCTTTACCTTTTTTCGCTTTGACTACCTGCATTTTATATTGCTTTGAGGTCACTAATGCAGCGAGAAAATTATCTTGTATTGTGCCGCGACCGATATCGCTTGCGTTGGACCGTGACTGTGTCACAGGTTTCTTTTGTTTAGCCATGATGGACTCCGAATAAATAGATGACGCTTTGCCTCAACGACAAAGCGCTGTGATTATAAATTATCCGACATTAAGATCAATCAAAGGCTAAAACAGAAGAGTTAACTTGCTTTTTGCACACAACTCATAATCCATTGTTTCATTTGTGACTCGTTTAAACCGCCAGAAATACGGTCTACCGCTTGGCCTTTATAGAAGAAAATAAGTGTCGGTAAGCTGCGGATTCCTGCGTCAGCGGAAATCTGTTGTACTTGTTCAGTATCGACTTTAGCGAACAAAAATGACGGTGTTGCCGCTGCTACTTTGCTAAACACTGGCGCCATGTTCTGACAAGGACCACACCAGCCAGCCCAAAAATCGACAATGACTGGTAAATCATTTCGTTCGATAAATGGATAAAAGGTGTTGTTTCCCAAAGCCACTGGCTGCGATGAATAAATCCCTTGTTGGCATTTGCCACATTTTCCCTTGGTGTGATCTTGGTCGTCTGGGATACGGTTGGTAGTGAAGCAATTAGCGCAGGTGATGTTCATAGTAAAATCGAGTTATGGTTTTAATTACGATGGATAGTAGCAGATTTTAGTTAGGCCGAATAACTCGAATCAACTGCAACATTTTGAGGACAAGAGCGGATAATGAGCGCTTTGTTCGCATTTTTTAAATCAATTCTCATTTAACCCGTCTTTTGCTATTTAGTTCTTGTCATATTTGGTTATTATGACGTCACTTAATACTCATTCTTATTTCCGTCTTCAGTATGAAGCGGCAGGACTTTTGATACTCCAATGGTAAAACGCAGCATTATCTTAAATACCGATTCTTACAAAGCATCGCACTATCTTCAGTATCCACCAGGTACTAGCCACATTTCTAGCTACATTGAAGCGCGTGGCGGTCAGTTTAAACAGGCGGTATTTTTCGGACTGCAAATGTTTATCAAAGAGTATTTAAGCAAGCCCATTACTCATGATGATGTCGATGAGGCTAAAGATATTATTACTGCTCACGGCCTGCCGTTTAATGAAGCTGGCTGGCGTCATATTGTCGATGCGCATCAAGGCTTTTTACCTATTGAGATTCAAGCGATTCCAGAAGGTACAGTCATCCCCGTGCTTAATGCCATGGTGCAGGTGACCAATACCGATCCTCAATGTGCGTGGCTAACGAGTTATGTTGAAACAGCGTTGCTGCGCGCTGTGTGGTATCCAACTACGGTTGCTACTGTGTCGTGGCATTGTCGCAAAGTGATTACGAAATACATGACTGAAACATGCGATTCATTAGACGGTATCGATTTCAAACTTCACGATTTTGGCGCTCGTGGCGCCACCACTGAAGAAGCTGCTGCTATTGGCGGTGCGGCGCATCTGGTGAACTTCATGGGCACAGATACTGTGAGCGCGATTGTCGCAGCGAGACAGTATTACAACGCTGAAATGGCGGGTTTTTCGATTCCAGCGTCTGAGCACAGTACCATTACCGCGTGGGGGCGTGAAAACGAGGCCAAAGCTTACGCCAATATGCTCGACCAATTCTCTGGCGAAGGCAAGCTGGTGGCAGTGGTGAGTGACTCTTACGATTTGTGGAATGCCATCGACAACATCTGGGGCGACGAGCTTAAACAGCGCGTTGAATCAACAGGCGGCACCTTGGTTGTACGTCCAGA harbors:
- a CDS encoding sigma-70 family RNA polymerase sigma factor; protein product: MASKFDANAGLNKLYQEHHQWLVRWIARRSPNWDCAQDLAQDTFIRLLNRPQVIETIQSPRSWLAKIAGNLLVDQARRQLLEKNYLAMLATLPEAEQPSCEEQWLVFSLLTQIDKLLNGLRPIEKQAFLMARLDGLSYRVIATELSVSLSSVEKYVAKAMLACYKASYPQE
- the exbB gene encoding tonB-system energizer ExbB; amino-acid sequence: MPSKKWLNAVVLSVMGYVFCGAAVANTVTPVHDLSPWGMYLAADAVVKSVMIGLVIASLVTWTILIYKTVQLRRAKGHSERLLTHLIQCESFDNMNIEQQESQAIRLIQACHQEFGLSLNGVVSEAGLKERVNARLERIKASIIAHTNQGTGILATIGSVAPFVGLFGTVWGIMNSFIGIAESQTTNLAVVAPGIAEALLATAMGLVAAIPAVMAYNYFTRVISGYKANLTDISSALMILLSRELDQQNDHAKALKLSIFTSQDEQEEIVESQTDTESTNTETSDSDEQVEKTEQSNTQEVLVESESQQSNKAPSAAESIS
- a CDS encoding biopolymer transporter ExbD gives rise to the protein MAFNMQNDNDEFQEQHEINVTPFIDVILVLLIIFMVAAPLATVSVPVNLPTSTASKEAPKAEPVYLTLQQDLTLTLGEKQQVSREQLTDQLLASDIGIERQIYLRADKSVPYGELMQVMNVLAQAGYVKIALMGLEAAAEK
- a CDS encoding energy transducer TonB, which gives rise to MNQLFKALAQPKWRIARWVLAAIAAIAAHAVVIAIFLWRPDASLQIAPAAAPQIFQVSMVAAPKTTMSQEQVEPQQAVVPQVQQRQPKAVVKPTVETVKPVSDIASDFVIKKVDKTEQKTELEPPEVPADKPKPIVIEPKEPEKEQKQAVEETAPAQQAQASSTPSLSQAKEAPQASAPRVGALSEMDAQAVISWQNNLAAHLERRKRYPRAAQIRGQQGVPWVSFTMDRQGKVQDVKLHRPSGVEVLDREVIALVKRAQPLPIPPENTPDRALSVTVPVAFFIQ
- a CDS encoding DUF3297 family protein; the protein is MTETNKPELPDRLCVNPRSPFYNEAIFQHDIGIRVNGKERFDVDEYCISEGWVKVAAGKALDRRGQPLLMKVKGEIEAFYK
- a CDS encoding ribosome alternative rescue factor ArfA, with the protein product MAKQKKPVTQSRSNASDIGRGTIQDNFLAALVTSKQYKMQVVKAKKGKGSYQRKNKHVRRESYLMAA
- the trxC gene encoding thioredoxin TrxC — protein: MNITCANCFTTNRIPDDQDHTKGKCGKCQQGIYSSQPVALGNNTFYPFIERNDLPVIVDFWAGWCGPCQNMAPVFSKVAAATPSFLFAKVDTEQVQQISADAGIRSLPTLIFFYKGQAVDRISGGLNESQMKQWIMSCVQKAS
- a CDS encoding nicotinate phosphoribosyltransferase, coding for MVKRSIILNTDSYKASHYLQYPPGTSHISSYIEARGGQFKQAVFFGLQMFIKEYLSKPITHDDVDEAKDIITAHGLPFNEAGWRHIVDAHQGFLPIEIQAIPEGTVIPVLNAMVQVTNTDPQCAWLTSYVETALLRAVWYPTTVATVSWHCRKVITKYMTETCDSLDGIDFKLHDFGARGATTEEAAAIGGAAHLVNFMGTDTVSAIVAARQYYNAEMAGFSIPASEHSTITAWGRENEAKAYANMLDQFSGEGKLVAVVSDSYDLWNAIDNIWGDELKQRVESTGGTLVVRPDSGDPVAIVTETIERLMARFGHSVNSKGYRVLPDCIRVIQGDGISLNTIEAILEAMKQAGLSADNIAFGMGGELLQKVNRDTLKFAMKASAVTIDGTMHDVYKDPITDSGKRSKKGILAVAQDDEGNFQTIRQQDLGDRQNLLQTVFKNGELVKDTSFEQVRENAAAHCS